The Paenibacillus sp. MBLB1832 genome has a window encoding:
- a CDS encoding penicillin-binding transpeptidase domain-containing protein: MTKKIKLRSLLIGGFFTLLFVVLMVKVYWIQVVEASWLLEKAEKRWETDKVLMPVRGSILDRNDKVLAVEATAYTIALNPKVIDTYHIAEDVTQGLADILKESEASRAELVNKIRDRATKKNQDGTDFAANVEVRNEGWKIEKQKADKVRELISSIQTKLKLGTKANIGISILEDKKRYYPGETLASHILGYTNKEGEAALGMELKLNDILKGVPGMLSYEKDGKGVELPDAKVNFKPAEDGSNVRLTIDKNIQFYLESALAKVNEKWHPKSLTAIAVDPQTMEILGMANTPTFNPNSYWTIKDQSDFRNGAIASRYEPGSTFKLVTLAGAVEEGLFNPNETYQSGAIQVSDRTLHDHNIVGWGKITFLEGLKRSSNVAFVKLGIEKLTQPKLRDYITKFGFDQKTNIDMPGEVSGLIDMKYPSEFATATYGQGKVVVTAIQQTAAYAAMANGGKLMWPHIVKDILDPKTGKAITSFEPQVIRQVVSPQTATQVSNYLEQVVSDQAIGTGKLAFMEDYRVAGKTGTANIVLPGGGGYSPDTWVISFIGYAPVENPKILVTLIADQPDLGGNYHLGGQVLAPAFKEIVGESLQYMGVASSKKPKTVTKEANKLNVPNLLDVPVDSAKATAKDNGLSLEVFGKGSSVVDQFPKAGTQILSTQRIYAALQPVDEMQLPSLVGKSLRDAVEACSFFKWDCQTTGEGYVSEQSAATDGRSVTLQLKPLSDQSEDSSAASPTPGATATPASKSTATPKPTPKPTPKSSPNSQSDQQRTTANSAR; the protein is encoded by the coding sequence ATGACAAAAAAAATTAAGCTTAGATCGTTGTTAATCGGAGGGTTCTTTACCCTTCTTTTTGTTGTGCTCATGGTAAAAGTCTATTGGATTCAAGTAGTAGAAGCTTCTTGGCTGCTAGAGAAGGCAGAGAAGCGATGGGAAACGGACAAAGTGTTGATGCCTGTTCGTGGCTCTATTTTGGATCGTAATGACAAAGTGTTGGCGGTTGAGGCAACAGCTTACACCATTGCACTTAATCCAAAGGTGATTGACACCTATCATATTGCCGAGGATGTTACACAAGGGCTCGCCGATATTCTGAAAGAATCCGAAGCCTCCAGGGCGGAGCTTGTAAACAAGATTCGGGATCGGGCGACCAAGAAGAATCAGGATGGTACGGACTTTGCGGCGAATGTGGAAGTGCGTAATGAAGGCTGGAAGATTGAGAAGCAGAAAGCGGATAAGGTTCGTGAACTGATCAGTTCGATCCAGACGAAGTTGAAACTGGGCACCAAAGCGAATATCGGGATCTCCATTTTAGAAGATAAGAAGCGTTATTATCCAGGTGAGACGTTGGCTTCTCATATTTTGGGATACACGAACAAAGAAGGCGAAGCGGCACTCGGGATGGAGCTCAAATTGAACGATATCCTAAAAGGCGTCCCTGGCATGTTGAGCTATGAGAAGGACGGTAAAGGTGTCGAATTGCCAGACGCGAAGGTGAACTTCAAGCCTGCGGAAGACGGAAGTAATGTGCGATTGACGATCGATAAGAATATTCAATTTTATTTGGAAAGCGCTTTGGCGAAAGTGAATGAGAAGTGGCATCCGAAAAGCTTGACGGCCATTGCCGTTGATCCGCAAACGATGGAAATTTTAGGGATGGCCAATACGCCGACCTTTAACCCGAATTCATACTGGACCATTAAGGATCAGAGTGATTTCAGGAACGGTGCGATCGCTTCTCGCTATGAGCCTGGATCTACCTTCAAGCTTGTTACACTGGCAGGGGCGGTTGAAGAGGGGTTATTCAATCCAAATGAAACCTATCAATCGGGTGCGATTCAAGTTTCTGACCGTACACTCCATGACCATAACATCGTCGGTTGGGGAAAAATCACATTCCTTGAGGGACTTAAGCGATCCAGTAATGTTGCGTTTGTTAAATTGGGGATTGAGAAACTGACCCAGCCGAAGCTACGGGATTACATCACGAAATTTGGTTTTGATCAAAAAACGAATATTGACATGCCAGGCGAAGTGTCTGGACTTATTGATATGAAATATCCGTCTGAGTTCGCGACAGCGACGTATGGACAAGGGAAAGTCGTTGTTACGGCGATTCAACAAACGGCTGCTTACGCAGCGATGGCGAACGGCGGTAAGCTCATGTGGCCGCACATTGTGAAGGATATTTTGGATCCGAAAACAGGCAAGGCGATCACTTCGTTCGAGCCTCAAGTCATTCGCCAAGTCGTAAGCCCGCAAACAGCGACGCAAGTCAGCAATTACTTGGAACAAGTCGTATCGGATCAGGCGATTGGTACGGGTAAGCTTGCTTTCATGGAAGATTACCGAGTTGCTGGGAAAACAGGAACTGCGAATATCGTATTGCCAGGTGGTGGTGGGTATTCTCCGGACACCTGGGTTATTTCTTTCATTGGCTATGCGCCTGTGGAGAATCCGAAAATCCTAGTCACGCTGATTGCCGATCAGCCTGATCTAGGCGGTAACTACCACTTGGGCGGACAGGTGCTCGCTCCAGCTTTCAAAGAAATCGTTGGGGAATCACTTCAATATATGGGCGTTGCTTCTAGTAAGAAGCCGAAAACGGTAACCAAAGAAGCAAATAAGCTGAATGTGCCGAATCTGCTCGACGTTCCTGTCGACAGTGCGAAGGCTACTGCGAAGGACAACGGTCTTTCTCTCGAGGTATTTGGGAAAGGAAGTTCGGTGGTTGATCAATTTCCGAAGGCAGGCACACAGATCTTGTCGACGCAGCGCATCTATGCGGCCTTACAGCCCGTTGATGAGATGCAGCTCCCAAGTCTTGTCGGCAAGTCGCTTCGCGATGCGGTTGAGGCGTGCTCTTTCTTCAAATGGGATTGCCAGACCACAGGCGAGGGTTATGTGTCAGAGCAATCAGCTGCAACGGATGGGCGCAGTGTTACGTTGCAGTTGAAGCCCCTTAGCGATCAGTCAGAGGATTCTTCAGCAGCGTCTCCAACGCCTGGTGCAACGGCTACGCCAGCTTCGAAGTCAACAGCGACACCTAAGCCAACGCCGAAGCCGACACCGAAATCTTCGCCCAATTCGCAATCGGATCAGCAACGCACAACAGCCAATTCAGCACGTTAA
- a CDS encoding stage V sporulation protein D: MRASNVTVRRRLFTALIIGTVIFAALIVRLAYVQLWIGQDLALKAEESWRRNIEFAPKRGEIQDRNGLTLSYSMSTPTIVAIPVQIEDAQSTAAKLAEVLDGNADDIYKQITKKTSQNYIKPSGRKITLEKAQEVRKLNLPGIVVAEDNKRYYPYGSLAAHILGFAGIDKGLTGIEAKYNSQLTGIEGGISYMTDAAGRLLKGTTDTYTPPKDGLNVKLTIDSHLQTVMERELDQAMVQYQAQNVIAIMMDPNTGEILAMGSRPTYDPSKYMESPAETYNRNLPIWKTYEPGSTFKIITLAAAIEEKKVDLKNEQFFDPGAIEVGGARLRCWKRGGHGSETMLQVVQNSCNPGFVVMGQRLGKEKLFDYISRFGFGKKTGIDLGGEENGIMFKPSQVGPVELATTAFGQGVSVTPIQQITAVSAAINGGKLFKPYVAKSFSNPDTGEVVDVVEPQLVRNVISESTSKEVREALESVVAKGTGRNAFIDGYRVGGKTGTAQKVINGRYSPDEHIVSFIGFAPADNPKVVIYAAVDDPKGIQFGGLIAAPLVKNMMADALRYMKVEPNKNQLDKDYRYGEIPVVEVPDLVGASVDDILEDLNMNFRLAKSGNGKYVISQAPKAGSRVDQGSTIRIFLSDVDPEK; the protein is encoded by the coding sequence ATGCGGGCTTCTAACGTTACCGTTCGTCGCAGATTATTTACTGCGTTAATTATTGGCACTGTCATCTTTGCAGCACTGATCGTTCGCTTAGCTTATGTTCAGCTTTGGATTGGACAAGACTTGGCGCTTAAAGCCGAGGAAAGCTGGCGGCGTAATATTGAATTCGCGCCAAAACGAGGCGAGATTCAGGATCGCAATGGACTAACGCTGTCATATAGCATGAGTACGCCAACGATTGTTGCGATACCAGTGCAAATCGAAGATGCACAGAGCACAGCAGCTAAGCTGGCCGAGGTGCTGGATGGCAATGCCGATGATATTTATAAGCAAATCACGAAAAAAACGTCTCAAAACTATATAAAACCTTCAGGACGTAAAATTACGCTCGAGAAAGCGCAAGAGGTGCGGAAGCTGAATTTGCCTGGCATCGTGGTAGCGGAAGATAATAAACGCTATTATCCATATGGCTCCTTAGCTGCGCACATTCTCGGTTTTGCGGGCATTGATAAAGGGTTAACAGGCATCGAGGCCAAATACAATAGCCAGCTTACGGGTATTGAAGGCGGCATTTCGTACATGACGGATGCTGCGGGCAGGCTTTTGAAAGGGACAACCGATACGTACACACCGCCCAAAGATGGGTTGAATGTGAAGCTGACGATTGACAGCCACCTTCAAACCGTGATGGAACGCGAGCTGGATCAAGCGATGGTGCAATATCAAGCGCAGAACGTTATTGCGATTATGATGGACCCCAATACGGGTGAAATTTTAGCAATGGGAAGCCGTCCGACCTATGATCCAAGTAAATATATGGAATCACCAGCGGAAACCTATAATCGCAATTTACCAATTTGGAAAACGTATGAGCCAGGTTCAACCTTCAAAATCATTACGTTAGCTGCAGCAATTGAAGAAAAGAAAGTCGATCTTAAGAACGAGCAATTCTTCGATCCAGGCGCCATTGAAGTTGGAGGGGCTAGACTACGCTGTTGGAAGCGCGGCGGTCATGGCAGTGAAACGATGCTCCAAGTTGTACAAAATTCCTGTAACCCAGGCTTCGTTGTGATGGGACAGCGTTTAGGCAAAGAGAAGCTATTCGACTACATATCCCGATTTGGTTTTGGTAAGAAGACAGGGATTGACCTTGGTGGAGAAGAGAATGGTATTATGTTCAAACCATCCCAAGTCGGTCCTGTAGAGTTGGCAACAACCGCTTTCGGTCAAGGGGTATCCGTGACGCCAATTCAACAAATTACGGCTGTTTCTGCAGCGATTAATGGCGGCAAGCTTTTCAAACCATATGTGGCCAAATCGTTCTCGAATCCCGATACAGGTGAAGTGGTCGATGTGGTTGAGCCTCAATTAGTGCGCAATGTGATCTCGGAGTCCACGTCCAAAGAAGTGCGTGAAGCGCTGGAGAGCGTAGTCGCGAAAGGAACGGGGCGCAATGCCTTCATTGACGGCTATCGTGTTGGCGGTAAAACAGGTACCGCACAAAAAGTAATTAACGGCCGTTATTCACCGGACGAACATATCGTATCTTTCATCGGTTTCGCACCGGCGGATAATCCGAAGGTTGTTATTTACGCAGCGGTGGACGATCCGAAGGGCATTCAATTCGGAGGTCTCATCGCAGCGCCGCTCGTCAAAAATATGATGGCTGATGCACTGCGTTACATGAAAGTGGAACCAAATAAAAATCAACTGGATAAAGACTATCGCTACGGGGAAATTCCTGTTGTCGAAGTGCCGGACTTGGTTGGCGCGTCAGTTGATGATATATTAGAAGACCTGAACATGAATTTTAGACTTGCGAAGTCGGGGAATGGCAAATATGTCATTTCACAGGCGCCGAAGGCGGGTTCACGTGTGGATCAAGGATCGACGATTCGCATTTTCTTATCTGATGTTGATCCAGAGAAATAA